The Candidatus Omnitrophota bacterium genome contains the following window.
TTCAGCGTGTACCGCGCGCAAAAATACGTTGAGATCTTTTATGAGGCCGTCGGCCCCGGTACCAAATTGTTGAGTCAAAAGAAAAAAGGGGACACCGTTGATGTTTTGGGCCCGGTGGGCACGCCGTTTGCCTTGCCGCCCGAGGGGACAAAGCAGGTGGTGATGATCGCCGGCGGCATCGGGGTGGCACCCATGCTCATTTTGTCCGACGTGCTCAAAAAGAAAAAATGCGAACTGGTGCTGTTGTACGGTGGCCGCACGCGCGGTCATGTCTATCCCATGCAGGAATTCAAGGACGGCGGGATCAAGGTGTTCGTGGCCACCGACGACGGCAGCGTCGGCATCAAGGGCCGTGTGAGCGCATTGTTCGGCAAGATCAGAAAAGACCCGCAAACCACGTTCCTTTACACCTGCGG
Protein-coding sequences here:
- a CDS encoding dihydroorotate dehydrogenase electron transfer subunit, with amino-acid sequence MEKIQNIYKVVSNEKLCPQFWRMTFDAPDIVREVKPGQFVHIRTGEGLEPFFRRPFSVYRAQKYVEIFYEAVGPGTKLLSQKKKGDTVDVLGPVGTPFALPPEGTKQVVMIAGGIGVAPMLILSDVLKKKKCELVLLYGGRTRGHVYPMQEFKDGGIKVFVATDDGSVGIKGRVSALFGKIRKDPQTTFLYTCGPDAMMAAVQDFAGQHNLRGQAACEEIMACALGACLGCSIETKHGYRTVCYDGPAFDIHEVIFHP